GATGTTGCGTGGGCGGCGCTCACCAACCGATTCGAAAACAAACGATTGCTCGCAACTGCTCATTTGGACAAGCTTTTCGCCTTCAAGCCGATCGCTCAAGAATCGGTACCAGCTCTGACTACgttcttaaatattttcaaagaaaatgTTTCCACGTTAAAATTACTCGAAATCGAAGATCTCGCGggttttatgttgttttttttgggTTCACGTGTATTAGATCCGACAACACGTCAGTTGTTTGAAGCGGGTGTTTGTCAATCCACTATTCCAAATTTTGATACTCTCATCACTTTTGTTCAAAAACGTTTGAAGATATTGGAGAACATACAGGGGGTTGACAAGACTGAAGCTCGATCTAATAAATCTCAAAAATCCATCCCGCCGAAGTTGGCGCTTACCGCCGCGAGTAATGCTgttgctacgtacggacccctctactccgcccctacacatagtcataatacacagcatcgatgtcctatagtaacacgtaaatagttagatgatgtcaccgctgtacataaaaccttgggggagcaatactataaacgtttgcaacagtctcagcgtctgccaacggccagatgacaaacccgaaccggtaagatatctgtgagacctcctcggagcgcagtagattctacgaatcagatattggcactatgacaagacggctgcgggtatacttggtcgttttacgacaccccgcaccgaccaaaggcacatcttgtagaaggccccctggactgtgagaaccaacgacgtagtccgccagggatctggtaagagaggggatgggactatataggagccctgggagtaaccagtattcagacgtgatttcaccaaccgtacgtacacatccctgtactctcatataaatatcatatttttgtattacgacttagattattttcgttgacgacgtattatgggacttagagaatattcgagcaatcgcttattttctaagacactggtttttcttcgtcaatttgaataatctaatagtgtttagattcaacttgtttatcatattttacaattttaaataaataatacatcaaccacacactgttgatcattttgacgctactaccatcatcccatcctgtcaccatctcctgtaagtcgggtgcacgcaacactGTTCATAAAACTAAAGGCGCCTCGTCGTATTCGTCAAAATCAAAACTGAATAGGGCAAAACATTGTACTATTTGTAATCGTGGTGAACATTTCCTGTATCACTGTCCAGAATTCAAAACATATCCCGTACCACAACGTCGGGAATACGTtcgaacaaataaattatgtttttcatgTTTGAGTTCGACGCACATGGTAGACACGTGTAAATCCAAATACCTTTGTGGAAAATGTCAACAAAGTAATCACACTTTGTTACATTTTCAATCAGAATCAGAACCTACGACCACCACAAATCAGTAACGTAGCTCAATCGATGGTGGAGAGGGTGGAAGCGCCAATACTAAATTTTCGGGCATGTCAGCGTCGGGCACTACGGTGTTATTGGGTACAGCCATTGTTCGAATTCTAGATGCGCGTGGAAAATATCATTTTGTGCGCGTATTATTGGACAGAGGGTCTCAAATTTCGGCAATTACTATGGATTGCGTAGCTCGCATTGGTTTATCACGACGGAAATGTGAAAGTGAAATAGTTGGTCTTTCTCAAAGTCCGGTTACCCAAGTTAGAGGTAGCACGTCGTGTTCGTTCATACCACACCATACGTCGAGTCCAAAATTTAATTGCCACGAGTTAATAGTGCTTCCCAAGTTAACGTCTATGTTACCGTCTACGCCATTACCGCCAGAGGTACGCACACAATATCAACATTTGGTATTAGCTGATCCCCAGTTCGACACTCCGTCTCAGATCGACATGTTACTTGGAGGTGATTTATATCCGTTTCTTATTCGTTCTGAGTCGATAGTAAAACACACTGCCGGTTTTCCATCAGCCATGGACAGCCATCTGGGATGGATTATATAGGATTAGTGAACTCTCTTGGAAGGCTTCGGCCCGTGTATATCATTGTTGCTTACATCTAATCCATCGATAGACACTTTATTACATCGTTTTTGGTCNNNNNNNNNNNNNNNNNNNNNNNNNNNNNNNNNNNNNNNNNNNNNNNNNNTAAACCTTATCAGAAGGCAGGATTTGATCATGGGTTTATTCGTGTGCAGAATGGTAATATGCAAGCGGGATGGCGATACATCCAAATTACAGGTCGTTTCGACGCGTCAGCAAAGTCATCGTCAGGGGTCTCTCTCAATGATATTTTTTGTGTCGAGCTGAAATTACAAAATGACATAAGTTAACTCTTACTCACATGCcggttatacaaatatattttcattgccGACATTGTTAAAATGTACCGTCAGATCAAGGTCCGTGATGAAGACTGCGTGTTCCAACACATCCTTTGGCGACATTCCCCGGAACAGGAGATCCAGGAGTACGAATTATTGACAGTTACATATGGTTTGAGTTCCGCTCCATTCTTGGCCATACGTGTCTTACACGCTTTGGTACCTGCGCAGAACCACTATTTTCCGCCGCTAAGGGCGTTTTAACTAATCATACCTACGTTGACGACATTGTGGTAGGACGGAATAAGGAAGCGGAATTGAGTCAGGTGCAAAATCATACATAGGACTACTTCGCTCAGCTGGTTGTAACCTGAAAAAGTGGTGTAGCAATAGCTCCAGAATTTTGGACTGCATTCCGCCTGAAGATCGAGCTTATTGTCCTTTCTTCGAACCTAAAGATGAGTCATCATTGAAAGTACTCGGCCTACATTGGGACCCCGTTACCGATGCCTTTGGTTATCACACGCACGTTGAAGACACGCCCAATACAAAGCGAGGGGTATTATCTGCCATTGCTAGATTGTTCAACCCCATTGGTGCTTTTGGTCCGATGTTACTGTGGGCGAAATCATTCATGCAACAACTTTGGCAGACACAATTAGAGTGGGACACTCCGCTTCCTCTACATCTACAGACAGCGTGGCGTCATTTCTTGGCAGAGTTGCCTTCGTTGGGCAACATAGAAATAGCTCGCCATATTGACACCAGAGGATTTCAGGATGTCCAACTATTAGGGTTTGCCGACGCGTCGCAGAAGGGTTATGCTGCTACGGTGTACCTTCGCGTTGTCGATAGGACGGACAAGGTGTCCATCTCCCTTGTGACATGCAAGACCAAGGTCGCTCCTTTGAAAGGAAGTGAAAAGGACGAGTCTCTTACCATACCTAGGTTAGAGTTATACGCAGCCCTTTTACTGGCTCAAATGTTACAACGGCTTTACCTGAAAATCACATCTGTTGTTCCAGTTTCAAAAGTGCAAGCTTGGACAGATACGTCTGTAGTGCTGTCATGGCTCACTACCGACCAAaagttttttaagatttttgataCCAACCGAGTAGCTAAGATCCATTCCCTACTTCCAGATTGCGATTGGTCTCATGTGACAACAAGgcacattttgataaaattcataatCAAATCCCAAACACAACAGCCACCTTACATTATCTTAATATATCAAAacataattcacaaaatatatcaaaatacacCCCTACTCCAAATATCGATATTCAAATCAATACAAACAACATGGACCaccaaaaagaaacaaaaacaaGCCCTCCTCAGTCGACCGAGACAATCCACAGAAAATGCAACAAGCAAATATCATGGCAGGATACACGAGCAAGTTTTTCAAACATTGGTACAATTCAACAATAATTGAAGACTATCTAACCACATTGACTAACGAAAATCCGACATCATATTTTTTCAGTGTAGATTTCTTAAAGAAATATTACACTGAAGGACTAAACGGAATATATAGATGGGTAAAAAACCCCCACAATGAATATGGACAACTTATTATTTCCCGTCAACGTGGGAAATCATTGGATCTTGGTGGCTGTGTTCATTAACAGCAAAATGGTGGTGTGCTATGACGGGAAGCACAGGGATCACCAAAATACTCTAACCAAAATCAAACAATTTCTAACAGATTGGGAAGTACACTCAGGCCTCCAACCTTCGGCATGGGCTACAGTTCATGGTGTCACACCGACACAATTCAACAACAACGACTGTGGACCATGGATTTTAGCCACAGCCAAATGCATAGTACTCACAAAACCAATCTGTTTCACAGAAGAGGACATACCACAATTACGAATACAGCAACACCAAGAAACAATGGCAAACTTGATACAATCCACCACCCAACCACTCATAACGACACCACTCAACCAATCGTCCAACAAAAATACACCTACAACTTCAACCATGACCGAACAAACAATCACCACCACAACAATAGACACAACACCTACTACAACCACCACCACAGATAAGCTGACCAGCGAAACCACGCACACAACCACAACCATAATACCAGCATCAGCGACGCCACACCCAACACCCTCAACGCAACACACCACAAGGAAAATCAAAATCAGGCCAGAAAATTGGATAAAGAAGCAAAAAGACACGTAGGCAGCGTGTGCTCTATAGACTATTACACCAAGATACAATATCAAACTTAACACAATCTATCACACAGCAACTCAGCCCATCATTCGACGAAAATCCATCCATAACTTCAATCATTACCAAACAAACAATCACCACCACATCAATAGACAGACCACGGGACACAACGACATTCACAACAACAGACACCAATCAAGGAACACCCACCACAACCACAACCACCACCACAGATGAGCCGACTAGCCAGACCCCGCCCACAACCACAAACATGACACCAGCATCAACGACGCCACACCCAACACCATCAACACAATACACCACAAAGAAAGACAAAATTAGGCCAGAAAACTGGGTAAGTAGAAGCAAAAAAACACGTAGGAGGCGTGCGctttataaactattacatggccattaatatatttacccaAACACACCAATCAAAAATCCCAACACATACCATTTAATCAACAATTCCTCTTCTAACGAAACCCATAgcacacaaaaacaaaaactcccaatttcaaaaaaaataaataactcacgACATTAAACACACAACTCATAATCATTACACACAATTCTGATCCATGCAAAACCAACATTAAGTTATACCCTTCTCCACACAACCAACCTCACCACCAACACAAACATTCATGGTGTCACTCCAACACAATTCAACAACAATGACTGTGGACCATGGATTTTCGCCATGGCCAAATGCATCGCACTTACAAAACCAATCTGTTTTACAGAAGAAGATATGCCACGATTACGAATACAACAACACCAAGAAATAATGACAAACTTAATACAATCCATCACACAGCCACTCAGAACGACACCACTCAGCCCATCATTCAACAAAAAACCACCCACAACTTCAATCATCACCGAACAAACAATCACCACCACATTAATGGACACAACACAAATACAGCAACACCAAGAAACAATATCAAACTCGACACAATCCATCACACAGCCACTCAAAACGACACCACTCAACCCATCATTCAAGAAAAAACCATCTACAACTTCAACTATTAGCGAACAAACAATCACCACCACTACAATAGACACAACAACCACCACAACAACAGACACCAATCAAGGAACACCCACCACAACCACCACCACATATGAGCCGCATAGCCAGACCTCGCCCACAGCCACGGACATGACACCACCAACAACGATACCACACCCAGTCAATACCACAGATGTCAAAATAAGAAACAAACTACGTAAGTAAAAGCACTAAAAGACGCAGGCGACGTGTCCTCTATAggcaattttataatacaccCCTCCATATAGAGTCACCCGAAATCTTCCCATTTTCAATTTAATCACGCCTACAAACATACATACAACAATCAAACATCCACTCCCACGAAACATATCAAAACTCAGAAAAATAGCAAATAtccttactaaaataattattcataacacTTCCTTACAACACAAAACCATTACATAGACTGATatcatttaatttcaaaactcTCTCTAAAACCAACCACACAATAATATCAcgtaacatatatttattaatatcaatatactcataataatataataaatacgaacTATGTTTAATCAACACTACAACAAATTATTCTAACAGGTCAAACTATTTAAGTTTACACTAAGCCACATACAATGCAAAAACTACATCATACCCAacttttgtattatattcatacataaaactttgttaattgtataattgtccaatcattgaataaaaaattgtaaatacaccGTGGGGACACGGTGAAAAAAGAACATCCgtgcaatttgtaatatatgaataatacaccataaatatgaataaacttGTAAAATGAATATGCCGGGTAGGCTCATAACGGGGTGTAAAAACAAAcgcaattattaaacatattacgcAATACAAAAGAATAATAGACAACGAGCATTCCTCAACAATTACGCAATAATCTTTTCGAGACATCCATGCACAAAAACATGCCCATAtggatataaaaaattaataaagataaaatacgTTACGAAACACCATTACAGAATTACGTAACTAACTTCTGTCTCACTAAAAGAACAGTTCACACCCATACATGAGCACTATACGACATTGGGTTAAATGACAAAAAATCAATGACAAAACTATGCGCAAAAGAAATAATAGGATAAAACACAAAACACGATACACCCCCATCATatcaatatttccaaaaaccGACAACAACGTGCAAAATACAACAAAAGCACGCACATGCGCACTGTACGACATTCGGTCAAACAACCGGATATCAATGCCAAAATTATGCGCAACAAAACCTAACATGCGAAATACTCTTTCGTACCAACattgcaaaaaaaaaccaataacgaTGTGCAAAACACGACATAATGTACACACATGCGCACTACACAACATTCGGCCAAACAACCAGATGTCACTATCTTAACTATGCGCAAAAAGAACAATGAGATGACACATGACGTACGAAACACTTTTATCGTATAAGATTCGCCAAAAATCAAATGACAATATACAAAAACACCACATTAATACACGCTAATGCACAATTTACATTACAAACATGAATAATCTATTCTGATGTTACGTAATAGAGTGGGGATAAGACAATAGCTTCCTTATATAAACGCCACTCACAGACCATACAGCCAGTACAGTAGTACACTCGACGTAGCACGGCAACTCCACACAAATGACCACCTTCACGGCGGCCACAGTGAAACTACACAACACCGA
This window of the Acyrthosiphon pisum isolate AL4f unplaced genomic scaffold, pea_aphid_22Mar2018_4r6ur Scaffold_21502;HRSCAF=24134, whole genome shotgun sequence genome carries:
- the LOC107883152 gene encoding cell wall protein DAN4-like, translating into MAKCIALTKPICFTEEDMPRLRIQQHQEIMTNLIQSITQPLRTTPLSPSFNKKPPTTSIITEQTITTTLMDTTQIQQHQETISNSTQSITQPLKTTPLNPSFKKKPSTTSTISEQTITTTTIDTTTTTTTDTNQGTPTTTTTTYEPHSQTSPTATDMTPPTTIPHPVNTTDVKIRNKLRK